The sequence TCTTCTGACCTCCCTCCTCTTGCTACCAACGCCAAGGTTGGTGACTTGATAAGAGATGGTGAGTGGTCTCTCCCTGAGTTTAGTTCGAATACTCTCAGAAATATTTTTAAGGTTGTTAAGGAGGTGAAAATTCCTAATGTTCAGACTAAGGACTTACGTATTTGGCAGCTCTCtcctttagggttttttctaCAGCTTTTGCTTGGGAGGATATCAAAAGAAATTCCCCTTCTATGCATTAGAGCTCTCTGATTTGACGCAGAGACCTCCCTCCCAGAATTTCTACTTTTAAATGGCGTCTTGCCCATGAAAGGCTTCCTACGGATGAAATCATTAGTAAGAAGGGAATTTATCTTGCCTCCAAGTGTAGTCTTTGTGAACAGGCTGAGGAAAGCGTCGAGcatattttccttcattgcCTATTCTCGGTGGCTTTCTGGGAGAAGTTCTCGAattcttttggaattttatgGCCTACACATCAGTCGATTGAGTGTGTTTTTATGGTGGAAGCGCAAGGCATGATTAACTAATTTAAAGAACCCCTGGCTGATAGGTCTTCCTATTATTGCTGCCCACATATGGCGGGAAATAAATAGGATACAATATGAAGGAAAAGCAAGGAAAATGGTTTACTCCTATGAATATATCCGCCAGGAGCTCACTCTCTGTTTAGGGAGTTCTAAGGGTGAATTTAAAGCTATCCCTGACATTTTATGCTGCAGAAAGTTGGGGCTGCATGTTGAAAATCCCAAGCTTTTGTCGCCCCTTGAAGTGCACTGGTGCAAGCCTCTGAGTAATTGGGTAAAAATCAATGTGGATGGGAGTTTCTTGGGAAATCCAGGTCGTGCAAGGGCAGGGGACATTGTCCATGATAGCGATGGGCAGGTTTGTAATGCCTTTAGTATTTTTTTGGGCATCAAGAAGATTTATGAAGCTGAGTTTGCCGCTGCTATGGAAGGGATCTTGTTAGCCAAGAATATGAATGCAAGGGAGTTGTGGATCGAGTCAGACTCGGCAGCGGTGGTGGCTGTGGTTCAAAAGCATCATATCCCGTGGTTTGCTCTTCAAAAATGGTTGTTTGCTCTTCCGTTTTTAGAAACTATTCCATGGAAAATCACCCAATGCTTCCGTGAAGCTATTACAGTGGCTGATTTTTTGGCGAAGAAGGCTTCAAAGTCTGGGATATCTGACTACTCCACTTCTTTTCCTAGTCATGTTTTAGATGATTTAAAGAATGATGTTATAGGCAGGCATAGATTCCGATTCCTCTAGGGTTGTGCTTCCTttctctgttgatggccatgccgaaggtggagattaAAAGCGTCCTTAGTGGTttcttgcctctttttttttcgtgCCTTTTGTTggatgtattttcttttttcttcataattccattatcttctagaaaaaaaaaaaggtggaggtTGTTCTCTAGCTTTGTTGGTatatcttgtaattttttttctttttcttttttttttttgggaaattatCTAGTACCACCcgtaaatttgaaaataacttaGAGTAAcacctaaaaatgaaaataatgtctagtAGACCCTtcacttttttaaaattatatctaaaaaccCCATTCTGTTAGGTTTAAggcgttaagtgatgatgtcatcgggcattttttctttaaatgacCAATCTACCCTTATGGGTATGTTAAGTTACGATATTGACCTTCGTCCTCAATTAGTAAAGCACAGAGACTTAAAATACTTTCCCACTGCTATCGATTTTACAAAATCAAGGGGGAGCTCCGGAGTGATTTTAGCATTGAAAGCAATCATGGAGTATGAAAACCCTTGTCTTCTTtcataaaccaaacaaatgaaACAAGAGTCAAAAGAAACCACTAGTATCTCACAATGGCAATC is a genomic window of Macadamia integrifolia cultivar HAES 741 chromosome 13, SCU_Mint_v3, whole genome shotgun sequence containing:
- the LOC122059083 gene encoding uncharacterized protein LOC122059083, producing MVWRIKHEKSAASSFLRARFVKKDGSFNKGCRSSSIALGISKVWKTMEMIERWVIGNGGLSNFWKDKWWHPKSILEEIQSSDLPPLATNAKVGDLIRDGLPIIAAHIWREINRIQYEGKARKMVYSYEYIRQELTLCLGSSKGEFKAIPDILCCRKLGLHVENPKLLSPLEVHWCKPLSNWVKINVDGSFLGNPGRARAGDIVHDSDGQVCNAFSIFLGIKKIYEAEFAAAMEGILLAKNMNARELWIESDSAAVVAVVQKHHIPWFALQKWLFALPFLETIPWKITQCFREAITVADFLAKKASKSGISDYSTSFPSHVLDDLKNDVIGRHRFRFL